In Paracoccus aerodenitrificans, the following are encoded in one genomic region:
- a CDS encoding FixH family protein, translating into MTIFGDINAFTLSLLLVLLLAAVFFAPFLLFTGKRRLGGRTMLLAFISLFGVIIGVNAALAIWAVRTFPGLEVANTYVASQNFDRERAAQEALGWRAEPSYDGQALLLKITDDQGLPAPVKDLRVTISRPTQMRDDVSPAMRYSGGVWIGEVALAPGAWVVHLEADAPDGTIFRQRLAGYPGSRVN; encoded by the coding sequence ATGACGATTTTTGGCGATATCAACGCTTTCACGCTGAGCCTGCTTCTCGTTCTGCTGCTTGCAGCGGTGTTCTTTGCCCCGTTCCTGCTGTTCACCGGAAAGCGCAGGCTTGGCGGGCGCACGATGTTGCTGGCCTTCATATCGCTGTTCGGGGTGATTATCGGGGTGAATGCCGCGCTTGCGATCTGGGCGGTCCGTACCTTTCCGGGGCTGGAAGTCGCAAACACCTATGTCGCCTCGCAGAATTTCGATCGTGAGCGGGCCGCGCAGGAGGCGCTCGGCTGGCGGGCGGAACCCAGCTATGACGGGCAGGCGCTGCTGCTGAAGATCACGGATGATCAGGGATTGCCTGCGCCGGTCAAGGACCTGCGCGTGACGATCAGCCGCCCGACACAGATGCGTGACGATGTGTCGCCCGCGATGCGCTATAGTGGCGGCGTCTGGATCGGCGAGGTCGCACTGGCTCCGGGCGCATGGGTCGTGCATCTGGAAGCGGATGCGCCCGATGGCACGATCTTCCGTCAGCGCCTTGCGGGCTATCCGGGAAGCAGGGTGAACTGA
- the ccoN gene encoding cytochrome-c oxidase, cbb3-type subunit I, with protein sequence MSDYIKLILLGLITVIAAIAASYGRDLAYTVNMAIVMLFAGSFFIYQLRHTEEPHPEVSEREYQDGVIRAGVIATVFWGVVGFLVGVTIAAQLAWPALNFSETMQGYLNFGKLRPLHTSAVIFAFGGNALIATSFYVVQRTCAARLWGGKAAWFVFWGYQLFIVLAATGYILGATQSKEYAEPEWYVDWWLTLVWVVYLLVYLGTIMKRREPHIYVANWFYLSFIVTIAMLHVVNNLAIPVSLFGAKSVQVFAGVQDAMTQWWYGHNAVGFFLTAGFLGMMYYFIPKQAERPVYSYKLSIIHFWALIFLYIWAGPHHLHYTALPDWASTLGMVFSVMLWMPSWGGMINGLMTLSGAWDKLRTDPIIRMMVVAVGFYGMATFEGPMMSIKAVNSLSHYTDWTIGHVHSGALGWNGMITFGALYYLVPKLWGRERLYSLQLVSWHFWLATIGLVLYAASMWVSGIMEGLMWREVDDQGFLVNAFADTVQAKYAMNVVRFLGGTLYLAGGAIMAWNLWATVAKQEPVHSTTATVPAE encoded by the coding sequence ATGTCTGATTATATCAAGCTGATACTACTTGGTCTGATAACGGTGATTGCCGCGATCGCCGCAAGCTATGGCCGCGATCTGGCCTATACGGTCAATATGGCGATCGTGATGCTGTTTGCGGGCAGCTTCTTCATTTATCAGCTTCGCCATACCGAAGAGCCGCACCCGGAGGTCAGCGAACGCGAATACCAGGACGGTGTGATCCGTGCCGGGGTCATCGCCACCGTGTTCTGGGGTGTGGTCGGGTTTCTTGTCGGGGTGACCATCGCGGCTCAGCTTGCCTGGCCGGCGCTTAATTTTTCCGAGACGATGCAGGGCTATCTGAATTTCGGCAAGCTTCGCCCCCTGCATACCTCGGCAGTTATTTTCGCCTTTGGCGGCAATGCGCTGATCGCGACCTCTTTCTACGTCGTGCAGCGGACCTGCGCCGCGCGTCTATGGGGCGGCAAAGCTGCGTGGTTCGTGTTCTGGGGGTATCAGCTTTTCATCGTGCTGGCCGCGACCGGGTATATTCTGGGGGCCACCCAGTCCAAGGAATACGCCGAGCCGGAATGGTATGTTGACTGGTGGCTGACCCTGGTCTGGGTGGTTTATCTTCTTGTCTATCTTGGCACGATCATGAAACGGCGCGAGCCGCATATCTACGTGGCCAACTGGTTCTACCTGTCCTTCATCGTGACCATCGCGATGCTTCACGTGGTGAATAATCTGGCGATCCCGGTCAGCCTGTTCGGGGCGAAATCCGTGCAGGTTTTCGCCGGGGTGCAGGATGCGATGACGCAATGGTGGTACGGCCATAATGCGGTGGGCTTCTTCCTGACCGCCGGTTTCCTGGGGATGATGTATTACTTCATCCCGAAACAGGCCGAACGTCCGGTTTACAGCTATAAACTGTCGATCATCCATTTCTGGGCGCTGATCTTCCTGTATATCTGGGCCGGTCCGCACCACCTGCATTATACCGCGCTGCCAGACTGGGCCTCGACGCTGGGAATGGTGTTCTCGGTGATGCTGTGGATGCCCTCATGGGGGGGCATGATCAACGGACTGATGACGCTGTCGGGAGCTTGGGACAAGCTGCGCACCGATCCGATCATCCGCATGATGGTCGTTGCGGTGGGCTTCTACGGCATGGCGACCTTCGAGGGACCGATGATGTCGATCAAGGCCGTCAACTCGCTGAGCCATTATACCGACTGGACCATCGGGCATGTGCATTCCGGCGCGCTTGGCTGGAACGGCATGATCACTTTCGGGGCACTGTATTACCTTGTGCCGAAGCTCTGGGGGCGTGAGCGGCTGTACAGCCTGCAACTGGTCAGTTGGCATTTCTGGCTGGCGACGATCGGGCTGGTTCTTTACGCGGCCTCGATGTGGGTCTCGGGGATCATGGAAGGGCTGATGTGGCGTGAGGTCGACGATCAGGGCTTCCTGGTCAACGCCTTCGCAGACACGGTTCAGGCGAAATATGCGATGAACGTGGTCCGTTTCCTCGGCGGCACGCTGTATTTGGCGGGCGGCGCGATCATGGCCTGGAATCTCTGGGCGACGGTCGCAAAGCAGGAACCGGTTCACTCCACCACAGCAACTGTCCCGGCGGAATAA
- the ccoO gene encoding cytochrome-c oxidase, cbb3-type subunit II has product MQILEKHKIIEKNATLLLVFSFIVVTIGGIVQIAPLFYIENTIEKVEGMRPYTPLELAGRDIYVREGCYVCHSQMIRPMRDEVERYGNYSLAAESMYDHPFQWGSKRTGPDLARVGGRYSDEWHLDHLRDPQSVVPESIMPSYGFLEDRMLTGEDMVQRVRTESMVGVPYTDEMIELARADFIAQADPFGDSDGLEERYPKMQQRNFDRQPGISEMDALIAYLQMLGTLVDFSTFEPDPNR; this is encoded by the coding sequence ATGCAGATTCTTGAAAAACACAAGATTATCGAGAAAAACGCGACCCTGCTTCTGGTCTTTTCCTTCATCGTCGTCACCATTGGCGGCATCGTCCAGATCGCGCCGCTGTTCTATATCGAGAACACCATCGAGAAGGTCGAGGGGATGCGTCCCTATACACCGCTGGAACTGGCCGGGCGCGACATCTATGTCCGTGAGGGCTGCTATGTCTGTCACAGCCAGATGATCCGCCCGATGCGGGACGAGGTCGAGCGCTACGGCAATTACAGCCTTGCTGCCGAGTCGATGTACGATCATCCGTTCCAGTGGGGCTCGAAGCGGACTGGACCGGATCTGGCGCGGGTCGGGGGGCGCTATTCGGATGAGTGGCATCTGGACCATCTGCGCGATCCGCAATCCGTGGTGCCGGAATCGATCATGCCATCCTATGGTTTCCTCGAAGACCGGATGCTGACCGGCGAAGATATGGTCCAGCGTGTGCGGACCGAATCCATGGTCGGGGTTCCCTATACCGATGAGATGATCGAACTTGCCCGGGCGGATTTCATCGCCCAGGCCGACCCGTTCGGAGATTCCGACGGGCTTGAGGAACGCTATCCCAAGATGCAGCAGCGCAATTTCGACCGTCAGCCCGGAATCTCCGAAATGGACGCGCTGATCGCCTATCTTCAGATGCTTGGCACTCTGGTCGATTTCTCGACCTTCGAGCCTGACCCGAACCGTTGA
- the ccoG gene encoding cytochrome c oxidase accessory protein CcoG has translation MSTPEIDPPRLYAAREPIFPKAVRGRFRRLKWIIMGIALTIYYVTPWLRWDRGPAMPDQAVLVDMTNRRFFFFWIEIWPHEFYFVAGLLVMAGLGLFLFTSVLGRVWCGYACPQTVWTDLFVHVERWIEGDRNAQIRLYRSKWDAHKIRLRLTKWVLWLLIGLATGGAWIFYFTDAPTLLGDLLKGQAHPVSYLTMAFMTGTTFFFGGFAREQICIYACPWPRIQGAMMDEDTLTVAYREWRGEERGKIHKGEATKSDQPPGEKGDCIDCFACVNVCPMGIDIRNGQQLECITCALCIDACNEIMDRIDKPHGLIDYMALKDETAERTGQEGDSLIRHVLRPRTLLYFAMWSAIGVAMLVALFTRAPFDLNVTPVRNPIFVTLADGSIRNTYEMRLRNMQGRDIPFTVSVSDAQGAALPDLDLRIEGAEGDTVPVPADTTATIRVYLTAAPGSAMTQESSSDVTLVISDETGVEEGVGTVFHGRN, from the coding sequence ATGTCGACCCCGGAAATTGATCCGCCCCGCCTCTATGCCGCGCGAGAGCCGATTTTCCCGAAGGCGGTCAGGGGCAGATTCCGGCGTCTCAAATGGATCATCATGGGGATCGCCCTGACGATCTATTATGTCACGCCGTGGCTGCGTTGGGATCGGGGTCCGGCCATGCCCGATCAGGCTGTGCTGGTCGATATGACCAATCGCCGTTTCTTCTTCTTCTGGATCGAGATCTGGCCGCATGAATTCTATTTCGTCGCCGGGTTGCTGGTGATGGCGGGTCTGGGCCTGTTCCTGTTCACCTCGGTTCTGGGGCGGGTCTGGTGCGGCTATGCCTGCCCGCAGACGGTCTGGACGGATCTGTTCGTGCATGTCGAGCGCTGGATCGAGGGAGACCGCAACGCTCAGATCAGGCTGTACCGGTCGAAATGGGACGCCCACAAGATCCGGCTGCGACTGACGAAATGGGTGTTATGGCTGCTGATCGGACTGGCCACGGGCGGTGCGTGGATTTTCTATTTCACCGATGCGCCGACATTGCTTGGCGATCTGCTGAAGGGTCAGGCGCATCCCGTCTCGTATCTGACGATGGCCTTCATGACCGGGACCACATTCTTCTTCGGTGGCTTCGCGCGTGAACAGATCTGCATCTATGCCTGCCCCTGGCCGCGTATTCAGGGCGCGATGATGGATGAGGACACGCTGACTGTCGCCTATCGCGAATGGCGCGGCGAAGAGCGCGGCAAGATCCACAAGGGAGAGGCCACGAAATCGGACCAGCCTCCGGGCGAAAAGGGCGACTGCATCGACTGTTTCGCCTGCGTCAATGTCTGCCCGATGGGGATCGATATCCGGAACGGGCAGCAGCTTGAATGCATCACCTGCGCTTTGTGCATCGATGCATGCAACGAAATCATGGACCGGATCGACAAGCCGCACGGGCTGATCGACTATATGGCGCTGAAAGACGAAACCGCCGAGCGCACCGGGCAAGAGGGCGATTCGCTGATCCGTCATGTGCTGCGCCCCCGGACCTTGCTGTATTTCGCCATGTGGTCCGCAATTGGCGTCGCGATGCTGGTGGCGCTGTTCACCCGTGCGCCATTCGATCTGAACGTGACCCCTGTGCGCAACCCGATCTTCGTGACGCTGGCGGATGGCTCGATCCGCAATACCTATGAAATGCGCCTGCGCAATATGCAGGGACGCGACATCCCCTTTACCGTTTCCGTAAGCGATGCTCAGGGGGCGGCCCTGCCGGATCTGGATCTGCGCATCGAAGGGGCCGAGGGCGATACGGTTCCGGTTCCCGCCGACACCACAGCGACGATCCGGGTCTATCTGACCGCCGCTCCGGGTTCTGCCATGACGCAGGAATCCAGCTCGGATGTGACATTGGTGATCAGCGATGAAACCGGCGTCGAGGAGGGCGTCGGCACGGTTTTCCACGGAAGGAACTGA
- a CDS encoding cbb3-type cytochrome c oxidase subunit 3, translated as MDTYSITRQFADSWALLALFLIFLGVILWAFRPGSRATYKYASESIFRNETRPATEDAEKEKQ; from the coding sequence ATGGATACCTACAGCATTACCCGCCAATTCGCCGATAGCTGGGCTCTTCTGGCTTTGTTTCTGATCTTCCTGGGCGTGATCCTCTGGGCGTTCCGCCCCGGATCGCGGGCCACCTATAAATATGCGTCGGAAAGCATCTTCCGCAACGAAACGCGGCCGGCAACCGAAGACGCCGAGAAGGAGAAGCAGTGA
- the ccoP gene encoding cytochrome-c oxidase, cbb3-type subunit III, which translates to MLKQVSSTGHSWDGIEEYDNPLPRWWLWMFYATIVWGFGYTIFYPAWPMINGATQGILGTDYRKEVAAEIQRYDEANASIQQKLVETELNAIAADPELVNYSMNAGRAVFATWCAQCHGSGAAGAKGYPNLLDNDWLWGGSLDEIHTTVTHGIRNEDDPDARYSEMPRFGLDGMLDDEQIDQVTQTVLAMSGQPNDAAQAAAGETVFLDNCSVCHMEDGTGDRMQGAPDLTDAVWLYGGDEASIRQSVYDARFGVMPNWSPRLSEDDIRAVSYYVHSLGGGE; encoded by the coding sequence ATGCTGAAACAGGTCTCATCGACCGGGCATAGCTGGGACGGGATCGAGGAATATGACAACCCGCTGCCCCGCTGGTGGCTGTGGATGTTTTATGCCACGATCGTCTGGGGCTTCGGCTATACGATCTTCTATCCGGCATGGCCGATGATCAATGGCGCCACGCAGGGTATTCTCGGCACCGATTACCGCAAAGAGGTCGCCGCTGAGATCCAGCGTTATGATGAGGCCAATGCCAGTATTCAGCAAAAACTGGTAGAGACCGAGCTGAACGCGATTGCCGCCGATCCCGAGCTGGTGAATTACTCGATGAATGCCGGTCGTGCGGTGTTCGCGACATGGTGCGCTCAATGTCACGGCTCCGGCGCGGCAGGGGCGAAAGGCTATCCGAACCTGCTGGATAATGACTGGCTGTGGGGCGGCTCTCTGGATGAGATCCACACCACGGTTACCCACGGCATCCGGAATGAGGACGATCCCGATGCGCGTTATTCGGAAATGCCGCGCTTCGGCCTCGACGGCATGTTGGACGACGAGCAGATCGATCAGGTGACCCAGACGGTTCTGGCCATGTCCGGGCAACCCAATGACGCCGCGCAGGCCGCTGCGGGAGAGACGGTTTTCCTGGATAACTGCTCGGTCTGTCACATGGAGGACGGCACCGGCGACCGTATGCAGGGAGCGCCAGATCTGACCGATGCTGTCTGGCTGTATGGCGGCGACGAGGCGTCGATCCGGCAGTCGGTGTATGACGCCCGTTTCGGGGTGATGCCGAACTGGTCTCCGCGCTTGTCCGAAGACGATATCCGGGCTGTGTCCTATTATGTCCACAGCCTCGGAGGCGGAGAATAA